One segment of Megachile rotundata isolate GNS110a chromosome 6, iyMegRotu1, whole genome shotgun sequence DNA contains the following:
- the LOC105662781 gene encoding uncharacterized protein LOC105662781 isoform X1 produces MNAFADNPFFFIVDNMPPISSVNASKNARRIVELSDTGCDARLSVSTLLRNATRYYSSESAKMRSKEYWKPRCEKKYTNIPLGERLRRRYEQDVMDAEESYLGPAEDGSQNYWQEYSMYDINEDVEHGRKSRIASERVAPRIPEYNGRYDHSVPQRVPNLPRSNSPFQPPFPKSKITTGRLQTPRFSYLASELSSYDRGRRRSMEQDYAEEFKELRHPRSHREHWQRNNEEVFDEIAHQSHNFSKYSRRPSSAKSSDVNETNGDNIRSAPRSPITDRRKRTQPISKTLYQNAESQYDIQASQDHESLKNNEGVGSSRSSEKLKRFVDRAVDKDSLSDILKSERLPKMVAERPVVKEEARSSFWEFISLEDDDDKKKAQEKKSVWPMKKRQTQNASVTAKIKKKSEQKSPAIKTIEEDVTERNNNKNSDEQTKLSTDLPSKEVEKTGMNFVEKTVACLKRKIEKPRVEEASNDVGQSCTVTTEKKIKSEGFTYSRLPIRIGRRMKLKNPISTRMRSNAEGCIGSKEDCKDVGVEPSVRSRTKPKAKSTLLDNVDGDAEAEYSKSLGNVLQVAEVNSYEHNGNLDGNQKGDENMMKNNVLDKPMYQPDEKLTKEEKLESTTNKTRIGSPRPLNMTGDHRKNETLSPRGRKLTQGSSQSKRIDITKNCLKDNCFLHVHDEENIVCNGYCTKDCGKSRCFQSRIPIAIKSRL; encoded by the exons ATGAACGCTTTCGCGGATAATCCATTTTTCTTTATCGTGGATAATATGCCGCCTATATCTTCTGTGAACGCGTCAAAGAATGCAAGAAGGATCGTCGAATTATCGGATACCGGTTGTGACGCTAGGTTATCGGTATCTACTCTTCTGCGGAACGCTACTCGTTATTATTCTTCGGAATCTGCTAAGATGAGATCGAAAGAATATTGGAAACCGCGTTGCGAAAAGAAGTATACGAATATACCGCTGGGGGAGAGGTTACGAAGACGGTATGAGCAGGATGTGATGGATGCTGAGGAATCGTATCTTGGACCTGCGGAGGATGGAAGTCAG AATTATTGGCAAGAATATTCCATGTACGACATCAACGAAGACGTTGAACACGGAAGAAAGTCAAGAATCGCATCTGAAAGAGTAGCTCCTAGGATCCCCGAGTACAATGGTCGCTACGACCACAGTGTACCGCAACGAGTTCCAAATCTACCCAGAAGCAATTCTCCATTTCAACCTCCCTTTCCTAAATCAAAAATCACCACAGGTCGTCTGCAAACCCCTCGTTTTAGTTACCTAGCTTCTGAATTGAGTTCTTATGATCGGGGAAGAAGAAGATCCATGGAACAAGATTATGCTGAAGAATTCAAGGAACTGCGACATCCGAGAAGCCATAGAGAACATTGGCAGAGAAACAACGAAGAAGTCTTTGACGAGATCGCGCATCAGAGTCacaatttttcgaaatattctaGAAGGCCATCTTCAGCGAAGTCGAGCGACGTAAATGAAACAAATGGAGATAATATTCGATCTGCACCGCGTTCACCCATCACCGATCGTCGGAAGAGGACTCAACCCATCTCTAAAACGCTTTACCAAAATGCGGAGAGCCAGTATGACATTCAAGCTTCTCAAGATCATGAAAGTTTGAAGAATAATGAAGGAGTGGGTTCTAGTCGATCCAGTGAGAAATTAAAACGTTTCGTGGATCGCGCAGTGGACAAAGACAGTCTGTCCGACATTTTGAAGTCTGAGCGTCTTCCTAAAATGGTGGCCGAGCGTCCGGTAGTCAAGGAGGAAGCGAGAAGCAGTTTCTGGGAGTTTATTTCGCTGGAAGACGACGATGACAAGAAAAAGGCGCAAGAGAAGAAATCTGTGTGGCCTATGAAGAAACGTCAGACACAAAATGCAAGTGTTACAGCAAAAATTAAGAAGAAAAGTGAACAGAAGAGTCCTGCTATTAAAACGATCGAGGAGGATGTAACAGAaaggaataataataagaactcTGACGAACAAACGAAGTTAAGCACAGATTTACCATCGAAAGAGGTTGAAAAGACAGGGATGAATTTTGTGGAGAAAACGGTAGCGTGTCTGAAAAGGAAGATCGAGAAACCGAGGGTTGAGGAAGCCTCGAACGATGTGGGTCAAAGTTGTACAGTAACGACGGAGAAGAAGATCAAGTCAGAAGGGTTCACTTATTCTAGACTGCCGATAAGAATTGGACGCcgtatgaaattgaaaaatccgaTATCTACGAGGATGAGGAGTAATGCGGAGGGATGTATAGGTTCGAAGGAAGATTGTAAGGATGTAGGGGTAGAGCCTTCGGTTAGATCCAGGACTAAGCCGAAGGCGAAGTCGACTTTGTTGGATAATGTGGATGGGGATGCGGAAGCGGAGTATTCGAAATCCTTGGGAAATGTGCTGCAGGTTGCTGAAGTTAATAGTTACGAGCATAATGG TAATTTAGATGGAAATCAAAAAGGAGACGAGAATATGATGAAAAATAACGTACTCGATAAACCAATGTACCAACCTGATGAGAAGttaacaaaagaagaaaaattagaaagtaCTACTAACAAAACACGAATTGGAAGTCCAAGACCATTAAACATGACCGGGGATCACAGAAAAAATGAAACCCTCAGTCCTCGAGGAAGGAAACTGACTCAAGGAAGTAGCCAGTCCAAAAGAATtgatattacaaaaaattgCTTAAAAGATAATTGCTTTCTACACGTGCACGACGAAGAAAATATAGTTTGTAACGGTTATTGTACTAAAGATTGCGGGAAATCACGTTGCTTTCAATCTAGAATACCTATAGCCATCAAATCTCGATTATAA
- the LOC105662780 gene encoding piggyBac transposable element-derived protein 4 isoform X1 gives MIYFNSNGKMFEELNIEPIVEILYESSDDEDETEVDQEFAIESEYDTNSEQSASSDEESIDNDNDTLFMSSKNKHKWNNKPIKDECTLKHNTISYSPEICGPAKEHTVLNPELAWRCLFTDEILYVIVKYTNQEINRRKGKYLCPNEASFLSETNYQEIRAVLGLLYLAGVFKTIHESLEDLYANDGTGRDIFPATMTLKRLIFLLSCLRFDDKKTREERKRTNKFAAISELFEQFILNCQTNYSSSEYLTIDEMLIAFEGKCPFKMYLPSKLNKYGIRMMVLADAKTHYLINAHVYTGKQDVLKRKKNFSVPMQHALKLVHPVEKTNRNITGNNWFSSIELADELKNRGITYVGTMKKDKKQIPPQFLPQKKKVIGSSVFGFNEQTTLVSYTPRKNKSVILLSTMHHTQSIDNESGKPEILHFYNMTKDTVDKLEQDISKYSTVQSTKWWPMVIFFAIMDIAAFNAYILQTNKENSESITRRDFIISLGKSLIQSELKRRSLEKELPRELRHTIVKLTGVCNPRNEARDEPVDWIGKRRRCQSCPRGSDRKTGTYCEICKKPLCAGCTKRICPGCF, from the exons ATGATTTACTTCAACTCAAATG GTAAAATGTTTGAAGAATTAAACATAGAACCAATTGTTGAAATCTTGTATGAATCAAGCGATGATGAAGATGAAACCGAAGTTGACCAAGAATTTGCTATTGAAAGTGAATATGACACTAACAGTGAACAAAGTGCTAGTTCGGATGAAGAAagtattgataatgataatgacACACTGTTTATGTCTAGTAAAAATAAACACAAGTGGAATAATAAACCCATTAAAGATGAATGTACTCTGAAACATAATACTATTAGTTATTCGCCTGAAATTTGTGGACCTGCTAAAGAACATACTGTTCTTAATCCAGAACTTGCCTGGCGTTGCCTCTTTACGGATGAAATACTTTATGTTATTGTGAAATATACCAATCAAGAAATAAACAGAAGAAAGGGTAAATATTTATGCCCGAATGAAGCCTCTTTCTTGAGTGAAACTAATTATCAAGAGATAAGAGCAGTCCTGGGACTTTTATATTTAGCAGGTGTTTTCAAAACTATACACGAAAGTTTAGAAGATTTATATGCAAACGATGGTACTGGAAGGGATATATTTCCAGCGACAATGACTTTAAAACGGTTGATATTTTTACTTTCTTGCCTTAGATTCGATGATAAGAAAACGCGAGAAGAACGAAAAAGGACAAATAAGTTTGCTGCTATATCTGAActatttgaacaatttattcTTAATTGTCAAACAAATTATAGTTCTAGTGAGTACCTAACAATCGATGAAATGTTGATTGCATTCGAAGGCAAATGCCCATTTAAAATGTACTTACCATCCAAGCTAAACAAATATGGTATTAGAATGATGGTTTTAGCAGATGCAAAAAcgcattatttaataaatgccCATGTATATACAGGAAAGCAGGATGttttaaaaagaaagaagaatttCTCTGTGCCTATGCAACATGCTCTGAAACTTGTACATCCAGTAGAAAAAACAAATAGAAACATAACAGGAAATAATTGGTTTTCATCCATAGAGCTAGCAGATGAACTGAAAAATAGGGGTATTACATATGTGGGAACAATGAAAAAAGATAAGAAGCAGATTCCCCCACAGTTTCTTccacaaaagaaaaaagttatTGGGTCATCTGTGTTTGGATTCAATGAACAAACCACTCTTGTTTCCTATACTCCTAGAAAAAATAAGTCGGTAATCTTACTCTCCACCATGCACCATACGCAAAGCATCGATAACGAAAGTGGAAAACCTGAAATACTTCATTTTTACAACATGACAAAAGATACGGTTGATAAATTGGAGCAGGACATATCAAAATATTCCACTGTGCAAAGTACAAAGTGGTGGCCAATGGTGATATTTTTCGCGATCATGGACATTGCAGCGTTCAATGCTTACATACTTCAAACCAACAAAGAAAATTCGGAATCGATCACTAGACGCGATTTTATTATATCCTTAGGCAAATCTTTAATCCAATCTGAACTTAAAAGGAGAAGCTTAGAGAAGGAACTACCTCGCGAATTAAGACATACAATCGTGAAATTAACAGGTGTTTGTAATCCGCGTAACGAAGCACGAGATGAACCTGTTGACTGGATAGGAAAACGAAGAAGGTGTCAATCGTGTCCACGTGGAAGTGATAGGAAAACTGGTACCTACtgtgaaatatgtaaaaaaccTTTATGCGCAGGATGCACTAAAAGAATTTGTCCAGGATGTTTTTGA
- the LOC105662780 gene encoding piggyBac transposable element-derived protein 4 isoform X2: protein MYCHIFSKMFEELNIEPIVEILYESSDDEDETEVDQEFAIESEYDTNSEQSASSDEESIDNDNDTLFMSSKNKHKWNNKPIKDECTLKHNTISYSPEICGPAKEHTVLNPELAWRCLFTDEILYVIVKYTNQEINRRKGKYLCPNEASFLSETNYQEIRAVLGLLYLAGVFKTIHESLEDLYANDGTGRDIFPATMTLKRLIFLLSCLRFDDKKTREERKRTNKFAAISELFEQFILNCQTNYSSSEYLTIDEMLIAFEGKCPFKMYLPSKLNKYGIRMMVLADAKTHYLINAHVYTGKQDVLKRKKNFSVPMQHALKLVHPVEKTNRNITGNNWFSSIELADELKNRGITYVGTMKKDKKQIPPQFLPQKKKVIGSSVFGFNEQTTLVSYTPRKNKSVILLSTMHHTQSIDNESGKPEILHFYNMTKDTVDKLEQDISKYSTVQSTKWWPMVIFFAIMDIAAFNAYILQTNKENSESITRRDFIISLGKSLIQSELKRRSLEKELPRELRHTIVKLTGVCNPRNEARDEPVDWIGKRRRCQSCPRGSDRKTGTYCEICKKPLCAGCTKRICPGCF, encoded by the exons ATG TACTGTCATATATTCA GTAAAATGTTTGAAGAATTAAACATAGAACCAATTGTTGAAATCTTGTATGAATCAAGCGATGATGAAGATGAAACCGAAGTTGACCAAGAATTTGCTATTGAAAGTGAATATGACACTAACAGTGAACAAAGTGCTAGTTCGGATGAAGAAagtattgataatgataatgacACACTGTTTATGTCTAGTAAAAATAAACACAAGTGGAATAATAAACCCATTAAAGATGAATGTACTCTGAAACATAATACTATTAGTTATTCGCCTGAAATTTGTGGACCTGCTAAAGAACATACTGTTCTTAATCCAGAACTTGCCTGGCGTTGCCTCTTTACGGATGAAATACTTTATGTTATTGTGAAATATACCAATCAAGAAATAAACAGAAGAAAGGGTAAATATTTATGCCCGAATGAAGCCTCTTTCTTGAGTGAAACTAATTATCAAGAGATAAGAGCAGTCCTGGGACTTTTATATTTAGCAGGTGTTTTCAAAACTATACACGAAAGTTTAGAAGATTTATATGCAAACGATGGTACTGGAAGGGATATATTTCCAGCGACAATGACTTTAAAACGGTTGATATTTTTACTTTCTTGCCTTAGATTCGATGATAAGAAAACGCGAGAAGAACGAAAAAGGACAAATAAGTTTGCTGCTATATCTGAActatttgaacaatttattcTTAATTGTCAAACAAATTATAGTTCTAGTGAGTACCTAACAATCGATGAAATGTTGATTGCATTCGAAGGCAAATGCCCATTTAAAATGTACTTACCATCCAAGCTAAACAAATATGGTATTAGAATGATGGTTTTAGCAGATGCAAAAAcgcattatttaataaatgccCATGTATATACAGGAAAGCAGGATGttttaaaaagaaagaagaatttCTCTGTGCCTATGCAACATGCTCTGAAACTTGTACATCCAGTAGAAAAAACAAATAGAAACATAACAGGAAATAATTGGTTTTCATCCATAGAGCTAGCAGATGAACTGAAAAATAGGGGTATTACATATGTGGGAACAATGAAAAAAGATAAGAAGCAGATTCCCCCACAGTTTCTTccacaaaagaaaaaagttatTGGGTCATCTGTGTTTGGATTCAATGAACAAACCACTCTTGTTTCCTATACTCCTAGAAAAAATAAGTCGGTAATCTTACTCTCCACCATGCACCATACGCAAAGCATCGATAACGAAAGTGGAAAACCTGAAATACTTCATTTTTACAACATGACAAAAGATACGGTTGATAAATTGGAGCAGGACATATCAAAATATTCCACTGTGCAAAGTACAAAGTGGTGGCCAATGGTGATATTTTTCGCGATCATGGACATTGCAGCGTTCAATGCTTACATACTTCAAACCAACAAAGAAAATTCGGAATCGATCACTAGACGCGATTTTATTATATCCTTAGGCAAATCTTTAATCCAATCTGAACTTAAAAGGAGAAGCTTAGAGAAGGAACTACCTCGCGAATTAAGACATACAATCGTGAAATTAACAGGTGTTTGTAATCCGCGTAACGAAGCACGAGATGAACCTGTTGACTGGATAGGAAAACGAAGAAGGTGTCAATCGTGTCCACGTGGAAGTGATAGGAAAACTGGTACCTACtgtgaaatatgtaaaaaaccTTTATGCGCAGGATGCACTAAAAGAATTTGTCCAGGATGTTTTTGA
- the LOC105662781 gene encoding uncharacterized protein LOC105662781 isoform X3, with protein sequence MNAFADNPFFFIVDNMPPISSVNASKNARRIVELSDTGCDARLSVSTLLRNATRYYSSESAKMRSKEYWKPRCEKKYTNIPLGERLRRRYEQDVMDAEESYLGPAEDGSQNYWQEYSMYDINEDVEHGRKSRIASERVAPRIPEYNGRYDHSVPQRVPNLPRSNSPFQPPFPKSKITTGRLQTPRFSYLASELSSYDRGRRRSMEQDYAEEFKELRHPRSHREHWQRNNEEVFDEIAHQSHNFSKYSRRPSSAKSSDVNETNGDNIRSAPRSPITDRRKRTQPISKTLYQNAESQYDIQASQDHESLKNNEGVGSSRSSEKLKRFVDRAVDKDSLSDILKSERLPKMVAERPVVKEEARSSFWEFISLEDDDDKKKAQEKKSVWPMKKRQTQNASVTAKIKKKSEQKSPAIKTIEEDVTERNNNKNSDEQTKLSTDLPSKEVEKTGMNFVEKTVACLKRKIEKPRVEEASNDVGQSCTVTTEKKIKSEGFTYSRLPIRIGRRMKLKNPISTRMRSNAEGCIGSKEDCKDVGVEPSVRSRTKPKAKSTLLDNVDGDAEAEYSKSLGNVLQ encoded by the exons ATGAACGCTTTCGCGGATAATCCATTTTTCTTTATCGTGGATAATATGCCGCCTATATCTTCTGTGAACGCGTCAAAGAATGCAAGAAGGATCGTCGAATTATCGGATACCGGTTGTGACGCTAGGTTATCGGTATCTACTCTTCTGCGGAACGCTACTCGTTATTATTCTTCGGAATCTGCTAAGATGAGATCGAAAGAATATTGGAAACCGCGTTGCGAAAAGAAGTATACGAATATACCGCTGGGGGAGAGGTTACGAAGACGGTATGAGCAGGATGTGATGGATGCTGAGGAATCGTATCTTGGACCTGCGGAGGATGGAAGTCAG AATTATTGGCAAGAATATTCCATGTACGACATCAACGAAGACGTTGAACACGGAAGAAAGTCAAGAATCGCATCTGAAAGAGTAGCTCCTAGGATCCCCGAGTACAATGGTCGCTACGACCACAGTGTACCGCAACGAGTTCCAAATCTACCCAGAAGCAATTCTCCATTTCAACCTCCCTTTCCTAAATCAAAAATCACCACAGGTCGTCTGCAAACCCCTCGTTTTAGTTACCTAGCTTCTGAATTGAGTTCTTATGATCGGGGAAGAAGAAGATCCATGGAACAAGATTATGCTGAAGAATTCAAGGAACTGCGACATCCGAGAAGCCATAGAGAACATTGGCAGAGAAACAACGAAGAAGTCTTTGACGAGATCGCGCATCAGAGTCacaatttttcgaaatattctaGAAGGCCATCTTCAGCGAAGTCGAGCGACGTAAATGAAACAAATGGAGATAATATTCGATCTGCACCGCGTTCACCCATCACCGATCGTCGGAAGAGGACTCAACCCATCTCTAAAACGCTTTACCAAAATGCGGAGAGCCAGTATGACATTCAAGCTTCTCAAGATCATGAAAGTTTGAAGAATAATGAAGGAGTGGGTTCTAGTCGATCCAGTGAGAAATTAAAACGTTTCGTGGATCGCGCAGTGGACAAAGACAGTCTGTCCGACATTTTGAAGTCTGAGCGTCTTCCTAAAATGGTGGCCGAGCGTCCGGTAGTCAAGGAGGAAGCGAGAAGCAGTTTCTGGGAGTTTATTTCGCTGGAAGACGACGATGACAAGAAAAAGGCGCAAGAGAAGAAATCTGTGTGGCCTATGAAGAAACGTCAGACACAAAATGCAAGTGTTACAGCAAAAATTAAGAAGAAAAGTGAACAGAAGAGTCCTGCTATTAAAACGATCGAGGAGGATGTAACAGAaaggaataataataagaactcTGACGAACAAACGAAGTTAAGCACAGATTTACCATCGAAAGAGGTTGAAAAGACAGGGATGAATTTTGTGGAGAAAACGGTAGCGTGTCTGAAAAGGAAGATCGAGAAACCGAGGGTTGAGGAAGCCTCGAACGATGTGGGTCAAAGTTGTACAGTAACGACGGAGAAGAAGATCAAGTCAGAAGGGTTCACTTATTCTAGACTGCCGATAAGAATTGGACGCcgtatgaaattgaaaaatccgaTATCTACGAGGATGAGGAGTAATGCGGAGGGATGTATAGGTTCGAAGGAAGATTGTAAGGATGTAGGGGTAGAGCCTTCGGTTAGATCCAGGACTAAGCCGAAGGCGAAGTCGACTTTGTTGGATAATGTGGATGGGGATGCGGAAGCGGAGTATTCGAAATCCTTGGGAAATGTGCTGCAG TAA
- the LOC105662781 gene encoding uncharacterized protein LOC105662781 isoform X2 codes for MNAFADNPFFFIVDNMPPISSVNASKNARRIVELSDTGCDARLSVSTLLRNATRYYSSESAKMRSKEYWKPRCEKKYTNIPLGERLRRRYEQDVMDAEESYLGPAEDGSQNYWQEYSMYDINEDVEHGRKSRIASERVAPRIPEYNGRYDHSVPQRVPNLPRSNSPFQPPFPKSKITTGRLQTPRFSYLASELSSYDRGRRRSMEQDYAEEFKELRHPRSHREHWQRNNEEVFDEIAHQSHNFSKYSRRPSSAKSSDVNETNGDNIRSAPRSPITDRRKRTQPISKTLYQNAESQYDIQASQDHESLKNNEGVGSSRSSEKLKRFVDRAVDKDSLSDILKSERLPKMVAERPVVKEEARSSFWEFISLEDDDDKKKAQEKKSVWPMKKRQTQNASVTAKIKKKSEQKSPAIKTIEEDVTERNNNKNSDEQTKLSTDLPSKEVEKTGMNFVEKTVACLKRKIEKPRVEEASNDVGQSCTVTTEKKIKSEGFTYSRLPIRIGRRMKLKNPISTRMRSNAEGCIGSKEDCKDVGVEPSVRSRTKPKAKSTLLDNVDGDAEAEYSKSLGNVLQVAEVNII; via the exons ATGAACGCTTTCGCGGATAATCCATTTTTCTTTATCGTGGATAATATGCCGCCTATATCTTCTGTGAACGCGTCAAAGAATGCAAGAAGGATCGTCGAATTATCGGATACCGGTTGTGACGCTAGGTTATCGGTATCTACTCTTCTGCGGAACGCTACTCGTTATTATTCTTCGGAATCTGCTAAGATGAGATCGAAAGAATATTGGAAACCGCGTTGCGAAAAGAAGTATACGAATATACCGCTGGGGGAGAGGTTACGAAGACGGTATGAGCAGGATGTGATGGATGCTGAGGAATCGTATCTTGGACCTGCGGAGGATGGAAGTCAG AATTATTGGCAAGAATATTCCATGTACGACATCAACGAAGACGTTGAACACGGAAGAAAGTCAAGAATCGCATCTGAAAGAGTAGCTCCTAGGATCCCCGAGTACAATGGTCGCTACGACCACAGTGTACCGCAACGAGTTCCAAATCTACCCAGAAGCAATTCTCCATTTCAACCTCCCTTTCCTAAATCAAAAATCACCACAGGTCGTCTGCAAACCCCTCGTTTTAGTTACCTAGCTTCTGAATTGAGTTCTTATGATCGGGGAAGAAGAAGATCCATGGAACAAGATTATGCTGAAGAATTCAAGGAACTGCGACATCCGAGAAGCCATAGAGAACATTGGCAGAGAAACAACGAAGAAGTCTTTGACGAGATCGCGCATCAGAGTCacaatttttcgaaatattctaGAAGGCCATCTTCAGCGAAGTCGAGCGACGTAAATGAAACAAATGGAGATAATATTCGATCTGCACCGCGTTCACCCATCACCGATCGTCGGAAGAGGACTCAACCCATCTCTAAAACGCTTTACCAAAATGCGGAGAGCCAGTATGACATTCAAGCTTCTCAAGATCATGAAAGTTTGAAGAATAATGAAGGAGTGGGTTCTAGTCGATCCAGTGAGAAATTAAAACGTTTCGTGGATCGCGCAGTGGACAAAGACAGTCTGTCCGACATTTTGAAGTCTGAGCGTCTTCCTAAAATGGTGGCCGAGCGTCCGGTAGTCAAGGAGGAAGCGAGAAGCAGTTTCTGGGAGTTTATTTCGCTGGAAGACGACGATGACAAGAAAAAGGCGCAAGAGAAGAAATCTGTGTGGCCTATGAAGAAACGTCAGACACAAAATGCAAGTGTTACAGCAAAAATTAAGAAGAAAAGTGAACAGAAGAGTCCTGCTATTAAAACGATCGAGGAGGATGTAACAGAaaggaataataataagaactcTGACGAACAAACGAAGTTAAGCACAGATTTACCATCGAAAGAGGTTGAAAAGACAGGGATGAATTTTGTGGAGAAAACGGTAGCGTGTCTGAAAAGGAAGATCGAGAAACCGAGGGTTGAGGAAGCCTCGAACGATGTGGGTCAAAGTTGTACAGTAACGACGGAGAAGAAGATCAAGTCAGAAGGGTTCACTTATTCTAGACTGCCGATAAGAATTGGACGCcgtatgaaattgaaaaatccgaTATCTACGAGGATGAGGAGTAATGCGGAGGGATGTATAGGTTCGAAGGAAGATTGTAAGGATGTAGGGGTAGAGCCTTCGGTTAGATCCAGGACTAAGCCGAAGGCGAAGTCGACTTTGTTGGATAATGTGGATGGGGATGCGGAAGCGGAGTATTCGAAATCCTTGGGAAATGTGCTGCAGGTTGCTGAAGTTAATA TAATTTAG
- the LOC100880382 gene encoding uncharacterized protein LOC100880382 — translation MAGALSENAPRPVSVVAVDGATVDTTRSNQLNGPQETRENGRSFTSTEAQTELPIQNGPEAVEDMDVRGARRRERRMRRHPRALRSCSMPPTYPGASPGCQASSTAPGVPLVAPPRGFLHPPPPHLGLRGLSLGLPFPVSTSVSAFGRDAVPKQCCGLSSPPVRWSILGVGVVGLVCAGAGALLGALRASGRDHIAVALLMIGIGVVLVTVSAVAWRVTSRENCGSFFGFTGISSRIPPARPIHPYAAMIYPEFQFRTPPPSYQASMQEYRLRLLLLDRLQPTSSPPPTYRSNAGSIVTPGTTRESRPPSYCGRSYATTHANVAPSKKDANLVRIVQTESEPVILNGDQTPPVAAVEVLAHL, via the exons ATGGCCGGGGCTCTATCCGAGAATGCCCCGAGGCCTGTCAGCGTCGTCGCGGTAGATGGTGCAACCGTTGATACCACTAGGAGCAACCAACTCAACGGACCACAG GAAACACGAGAGAATGGCCGCTCTTTCACTTCGACGGAGGCGCAAACAGAGTTGCCGATTCAGAATGGTCCAGAGGCGGTCGAGGATATGGACGTTCGAGGTGCACGTAGAAGGGAGAGACGGATGCGGAGACACCCTCGAGCCTTGAGATCATGTTCGATGCCACCAACTTATCCTGGAGCATCGCCAGGATGTCAGGCTAGCTCTACAGCACCCGGAGTACCGTTGGTTGCTCCTCCTAGGGGATTTTTACATCCTCCACCGCCTCATTTGGGTCTCAGGGGTCTTAGTCTTGGCCTACCGTTTCCGGTCTCTACCAGCGTCTCTGCTTTCGGCAG GGACGCAGTGCCGAAGCAGTGTTGCGGCCTTAGTTCCCCTCCTGTACGTTGGTCCATACTGGGTGTCGGCGTAGTGGGTCTTGTTTGTGCGGGTGCTGGTGCTCTGCTGGGGGCTCTCAGGGCGTCCGGTCGCGATCACATTGCTGTGGCGCTTCTTATGATCG GTATAGGAGTGGTTCTGGTAACTGTGAGCGCTGTAGCGTGGCGAGTGACCAGTCGAGAAAATTGCGGCAGTTTCTTTGGTTTCACAGGGATCTCGAGCAGGATTCCACCGGCGAGGCCAATTCATCCTTACGCTGCCATGATTTATCCGGAATTTCAATTTAGAACACCGCCACCTAGTTATCAG GCAAGCATGCAAGAGTACAGATTGCGACTGTTACTTTTGGACCGCTTGCAGCCGACATCATCGCCTCCGCCAACGTACAGATCCAACGCCGGAAGTATCGTCACTCCCGGCACGACCAGAGAAAGCAGACCACCAAGTTACTGTGGCCGATCGTATGCCACGACGCATGCCAATGTTGCACCTTCGAAGAAAGATGCAAATTTGGTCAGAATCGTTCAGACCGAATCGGAGCCGGTGATTTTGAACGGTGATCAAACACCGCCTGTTGCTGCCGTTGAAGTACTCGCGCATCTCTGA